One part of the Strix aluco isolate bStrAlu1 chromosome 27, bStrAlu1.hap1, whole genome shotgun sequence genome encodes these proteins:
- the FAIM2 gene encoding protein lifeguard 2 has protein sequence MTQGKLSVNNKPPNSEGQGEKKDNATAPPAPPTYEEATAGEGLKSGAYPPPPSVPLHPSWAYVDPSTSPSYGSGGYPGDTEMLTTFSWDDRNVRRVFIRKVYAILMVQLLVTLVIVAFFTFCEPVKGYIQTHSAWYWASYAVFFVTYLILACCSGPRRYFPWNLILLSIFTLSMAYLTGMLSSYYNTKSVLLCLGITALVCLSVTIFSFQTKFDFTSYQGVLFVMVMVLFFGSIILAVILPYQYVPWLHAIYALLGAIIFTMFLAFDTQMLMGNRRYSLSPEEYIFGALNIYLDIIYIFSFFLQFFGSSQE, from the exons ATGACCCAGGGGAAG ctcTCTGTGAACAACAAGCCCCCCAACTCTGAGGGGCAAGGAGAGAAGAAGGACAATGCCACGGCTCCACCAGCTCCTCCGACCTATGAGGAGGCGACAGCGGGAGAAGGGTTGAAGTCTGGTGCTTACCCTCCTCCCCCATCGGTCCCGCTTCACCCCAGCTGGGCTTATGTTGACCCCA GCACAAGCCCGAGCTATGGCAGTGGCGGGTACCCAGGAGACACAGAGATGCTCACGACCTTCAGCTGGGATGACAGGAATGTGCGCAGAGTGTTCATCAGGAAG GTTTATGCCATCCTGATGGTCCAGCTCTTGGTCACTCTTGTTATTGTGGCTTTCTTCACCTTCTG CGAGCCGGTCAAGGGGTACATTCAGACACACTCTGCCTGGTATTGGGCTTCCTA tgctgttttctttgtgACCTACTTGATTCTTGCTTGCTGCTCTGGACCcag GAGGTATTTCCCATGGAATCTGATCCTGTTGAGCATCTTT acACTCTCCATGGCTTATCTCACTGGGATGCTCTCCAG TTACTACAACACCAAGTCAGTCCTTCTGTGTTTGGGGATCACAGCCCTGGTGTGTCTGTCTGTCACGATCTTCAGCTTCCAGACCAAG TTTGACTTCACCTCCTACCAGGGCGTCCTCTTCGTGATGGTCATGGTGCTCTTCTTTGGTAGCATCATCCTGGCTGTGATCCTGCCCTACCAATAC GTCCCTTGGCTCCACGCAATCTATGCTCTGCTTGGTGCCATTATATTTACCATG TTCCTGGCATTTGATACCCAGATGTTGATGGGGAATCGTCGGTACTCACTGAGCCCAGAGGAATACATCTTTGGAGCCCTCAATATCTATCTGGACATCATCTAcatcttctccttcttcctccagtTCTTCGGTTCCAGCCAGGAGTGA